CAAGACCCAGAAGAAAGGAGACAAGAAACGGCGCAAGAGCCGTAAGGAGAGCTACTCCATCTACGTGTACAAAGTGCTGAAACAAGTGCACCCCGACACTGGCATCTCGTCTAAGGCCATGGGCATCATGAACTCCTTCGTCAACGACATCTTTGAGCGCATCGCCGGCGAAGCCTCTCGCCTGGCGCACTACAACAAGCGCTCCACCATCACCTCGCGGGAGATCCAGACGGCCGTGCGGCTGCTGCTGCCCGGCGAGCTGGCCAAGCACGCTGTGTCTGAGGGCACCAAGGCTGTCACCAAGTACACCAGCTCTAAGTAAGGCGTTTCTGTGCTCTCAGACTTGCTCTACCCAAAGGCTCTTTTAAGAGCCACCCACTTTTTCAATAAAAGAGCTGGCGCTGGGGTGACTCACTCACGGCAATCCCAAAAGGCTTGTCGAGAAGCAGTAATACTGTGGAAGCGCTGCTAACTGTATAAAACCCGGGGTGTATCTGTTCACGGTAGCTGGTATGTTCCCCACTTGCTTTTACTCGAACAGAGAACGCTCTCAGGTCTCTGAAAGTGCCCCGAATCCAGTTTCACTGTGCCCTGCGTTTTAAGGGGGTTGTGCGGGTGGGCAGTTAAGAAATTATGTAAGTGTTCTCGTTAAATTCCCGGAACAAGCGTACTCTGCAGGGGCGTGTTTGCTCTGTCCCGTGA
The nucleotide sequence above comes from Indicator indicator isolate 239-I01 chromosome 14, UM_Iind_1.1, whole genome shotgun sequence. Encoded proteins:
- the LOC128971048 gene encoding histone H2B 5, with amino-acid sequence MPEPAKSAPAPKKGSKKAVTKTQKKGDKKRRKSRKESYSIYVYKVLKQVHPDTGISSKAMGIMNSFVNDIFERIAGEASRLAHYNKRSTITSREIQTAVRLLLPGELAKHAVSEGTKAVTKYTSSK